From Salvia splendens isolate huo1 chromosome 16, SspV2, whole genome shotgun sequence, a single genomic window includes:
- the LOC121772020 gene encoding WPP domain-interacting tail-anchored protein 2-like isoform X1: MSCRMVANGMADVTSDIAEDDGAFQNAMIVSSEVDTSLAYSSEKLANLENLLLHVLAVEVDIGDVNFRDDDISGEFFEKAFTFDLLYAILNFELKGLDHLMAGLQDLTVDALNKMSSSDDSTQVAGKLHGSESVLKRFQDRVLRIKIQLAKFQLTSFVFNKSEYKHDWDLGVKEELHLAQAEWKPQMRIVEQRRVLRMLEISLAREVELEKKLMEVRQNEEDFKSKICLREQVAVAMEEAAEAAWGSFLEADNRAEVLMGISKEMMLKLQFVGPNVSNANEREEELKLKLQDCVKQLNEKGALIQNLNSSNARLAADNAEVTALRERVQTLEEKIRQTESRLAEANLSSERIQQELKIREDEIESVKENIYAAESRAGSAEEKVSQLTDSNLELTEEVDFLKGSNTKKISLLEKQLRDLDIQLQHARASSEASQEQQNLLYTAIWDMETLIDELKQTITEAESKTTISEEQRVVLSEVNSDLNKELDFVRSKLGFMEATLDKAALQKRSSAKDISIKSSVIMDMVMQIAVERERIQKQLASLTKENKLLRGKLQNQAKIAPLILQDEKSCDDRESLSSGLDLGNVESAEHSPAMATETTLENFEVEKANTSSSSLDESGTGLSSLVDESTSSVLDVEAECLVSKHRSRKVYLVMATLVVLVPILAVLLFHE, encoded by the exons ATGAGCTGTAGAATGGTTGCGAATGGCATGGCGGATGTTACATCTGATATCGCTGAGGATGACGGGGCGTTTCAGAATGCCATGATCGTGTCGTCTGAAGTGGATACGAGCTTAGCATACTCTTCGGAGAAGTTGGCAAACTTGGAGAATCTTCTACTGCACGTCTTAGCTGTGGAAGTTGACATCGGTGATGTCAATTTCAGGGATGATGACATCTCAGGGGAATTCTTCGAAAAGGCTTTCACGTTTGATCTGCTTTATGCCATACTGAATTTTGAACTGAAAGGGCTTGACCATCTAATGGCCGGCCTTCAGGATCTCACCGTGGACGCCCTTAATAAGATGTCTTCTAGCGACGATTCAACGCAAGTCGCAGGAAAATTGCACGGTTCTGAGAGTGTACTAAAACGATTCCAAGATCGTGTTCTGAGGATCAAGATACAATTAGCTAAGTTTCAGTTGACGTCGTTCGTTTTCAACAAAAGCGAAT ATAAGCATGACTGGGATTTGGGTGTCAAGGAAGAACTTCATCTTGCACAGGCAGAATGGAAGCCTCAAATGCGGATTGTTGAGCAAAGACGTGTTCTCAGAATGCTGGAGATCTCTCTTGCGAGAGAGGTGGAGCTCGAAAAGAAGCTGATGGAGGTCAGACAAAACGAAGAAGATTTCAAGTCGAAGATATGCTTACGAGAGCAAGTTGCTGTCGCGATGGAGGAGGCAGCAGAGGCCGCGTGGGGTAGCTTCTTGGAGGCGGATAACAGAGCTGAAGTGCTGATGGGAATTTCAAAAGAAATGATGTTGAAACTTCAGTTTGTCGGTCCTAATGTTTCCAACGCGAACGAGAGGGAAGAAGAACTGAAACTGAAGCTGCAAGACTGCGTTAAGCAGTTGAACGAAAAGGGGGCTTTGATTCAAAATCTAAATTCTAGCAATGCACGGCTTGCAGCTGATAATGCAGAAGTGACAGCTCTTAGAGAAAGAGTTCAAACGCTCGAAGAAAAGATAAGGCAAACTGAATCCCGGCTTGCGGAAGCTAACCTTTCGAGTGAAAGGATTCAGCAGGAACTCAAAATAAGGGAAGATGAAATCGAGTCTGTGAAGGAGAACATATATGCTGCAGAAAGTAGGGCCGGAAGTGCAGAGGAAAAAGTTTCACAATTAACGGACTCAAATCTGGAGTTGACTGAAGAGGTCGACTTTCTAAAAGGTAGCAACACGAAGAAGATTAGCTTACTCGAGAAGCAGTTAAGGGATTTAGATATCCAGCTGCAGCATGCTAGGGCATCCTCGGAAGCAAGCCAAGAACAGCAGAACTTGTTATACACTGCCATCTGGGATATGGAAACATTAATCGACGAGCTGAAACAGACGATCACGGAAGCTGAAAGTAAGACTACGATTTCTGAGGAGCAGCGTGTCGTTCTGTCTGAAGTGAATTCGGACCTGAACAAAGAACTAGACTTCGTACGATCTAAATTGGGATTCATGGAGGCGACTTTGGACAAGGCTGCTCTTCAGAAAAGATCGAGTGCTAAAGACATCAGCATCAAAAGTAGTGTAATCATGGATATGGTTATGCAGATAGCGGTAGAGAGGGAACGTATACAGAAACAG TTGGCCTCCTTGACAAAGGAAAACAAATTGTTGAGAGGAAAGCTACAGAATCAAGCAAAGATCGCACCTCTTATCCTGCAAGACGAAAAAAGTTGTGATGATCGAGAATCACTGTCTTCGGGGCTTGATTTGGGTAATGTAGAATCTGCAGAGCATTCTCCAGCTATGGCCACAGAGACTACATTAGAAAATTTTGAG
- the LOC121772020 gene encoding WPP domain-interacting tail-anchored protein 2-like isoform X3, translating to MSCRMVANGMADVTSDIAEDDGAFQNAMIVSSEVDTSLAYSSEKLANLENLLLHVLAVEVDIGDVNFRDDDISGEFFEKAFTFDLLYAILNFELKGLDHLMAGLQDLTVDALNKMSSSDDSTQVAGKLHGSESVLKRFQDRVLRIKIQLAKFQLTSFVFNKSEYKHDWDLGVKEELHLAQAEWKPQMRIVEQRRVLRMLEISLAREVELEKKLMEVRQNEEDFKSKICLREQVAVAMEEAAEAAWGSFLEADNRAEVLMGISKEMMLKLQFVGPNVSNANEREEELKLKLQDCVKQLNEKGALIQNLNSSNARLAADNAEVTALRERVQTLEEKIRQTESRLAEANLSSERIQQELKIREDEIESVKENIYAAESRAGSAEEKVSQLTDSNLELTEEVDFLKGSNTKKISLLEKQLRDLDIQLQHARASSEASQEQQNLLYTAIWDMETLIDELKQTITEAESKTTISEEQRVVLSEVNSDLNKELDFVRSKLGFMEATLDKAALQKRSSAKDISIKSSVIMDMVMQIAVERERIQKQLASLTKENKLLRGKLQNQAKIAPLILQDEKSCDDRESLSSGLDLGNVESAEHSPAMATETTLENFEGQREYL from the exons ATGAGCTGTAGAATGGTTGCGAATGGCATGGCGGATGTTACATCTGATATCGCTGAGGATGACGGGGCGTTTCAGAATGCCATGATCGTGTCGTCTGAAGTGGATACGAGCTTAGCATACTCTTCGGAGAAGTTGGCAAACTTGGAGAATCTTCTACTGCACGTCTTAGCTGTGGAAGTTGACATCGGTGATGTCAATTTCAGGGATGATGACATCTCAGGGGAATTCTTCGAAAAGGCTTTCACGTTTGATCTGCTTTATGCCATACTGAATTTTGAACTGAAAGGGCTTGACCATCTAATGGCCGGCCTTCAGGATCTCACCGTGGACGCCCTTAATAAGATGTCTTCTAGCGACGATTCAACGCAAGTCGCAGGAAAATTGCACGGTTCTGAGAGTGTACTAAAACGATTCCAAGATCGTGTTCTGAGGATCAAGATACAATTAGCTAAGTTTCAGTTGACGTCGTTCGTTTTCAACAAAAGCGAAT ATAAGCATGACTGGGATTTGGGTGTCAAGGAAGAACTTCATCTTGCACAGGCAGAATGGAAGCCTCAAATGCGGATTGTTGAGCAAAGACGTGTTCTCAGAATGCTGGAGATCTCTCTTGCGAGAGAGGTGGAGCTCGAAAAGAAGCTGATGGAGGTCAGACAAAACGAAGAAGATTTCAAGTCGAAGATATGCTTACGAGAGCAAGTTGCTGTCGCGATGGAGGAGGCAGCAGAGGCCGCGTGGGGTAGCTTCTTGGAGGCGGATAACAGAGCTGAAGTGCTGATGGGAATTTCAAAAGAAATGATGTTGAAACTTCAGTTTGTCGGTCCTAATGTTTCCAACGCGAACGAGAGGGAAGAAGAACTGAAACTGAAGCTGCAAGACTGCGTTAAGCAGTTGAACGAAAAGGGGGCTTTGATTCAAAATCTAAATTCTAGCAATGCACGGCTTGCAGCTGATAATGCAGAAGTGACAGCTCTTAGAGAAAGAGTTCAAACGCTCGAAGAAAAGATAAGGCAAACTGAATCCCGGCTTGCGGAAGCTAACCTTTCGAGTGAAAGGATTCAGCAGGAACTCAAAATAAGGGAAGATGAAATCGAGTCTGTGAAGGAGAACATATATGCTGCAGAAAGTAGGGCCGGAAGTGCAGAGGAAAAAGTTTCACAATTAACGGACTCAAATCTGGAGTTGACTGAAGAGGTCGACTTTCTAAAAGGTAGCAACACGAAGAAGATTAGCTTACTCGAGAAGCAGTTAAGGGATTTAGATATCCAGCTGCAGCATGCTAGGGCATCCTCGGAAGCAAGCCAAGAACAGCAGAACTTGTTATACACTGCCATCTGGGATATGGAAACATTAATCGACGAGCTGAAACAGACGATCACGGAAGCTGAAAGTAAGACTACGATTTCTGAGGAGCAGCGTGTCGTTCTGTCTGAAGTGAATTCGGACCTGAACAAAGAACTAGACTTCGTACGATCTAAATTGGGATTCATGGAGGCGACTTTGGACAAGGCTGCTCTTCAGAAAAGATCGAGTGCTAAAGACATCAGCATCAAAAGTAGTGTAATCATGGATATGGTTATGCAGATAGCGGTAGAGAGGGAACGTATACAGAAACAG TTGGCCTCCTTGACAAAGGAAAACAAATTGTTGAGAGGAAAGCTACAGAATCAAGCAAAGATCGCACCTCTTATCCTGCAAGACGAAAAAAGTTGTGATGATCGAGAATCACTGTCTTCGGGGCTTGATTTGGGTAATGTAGAATCTGCAGAGCATTCTCCAGCTATGGCCACAGAGACTACATTAGAAAATTTTGAG
- the LOC121770502 gene encoding uncharacterized protein LOC121770502, whose product MSLNPLSVILKENKLEGPNYVDWKRNLDIVLIADDYKFVLDTDCPAKPTDNASEEEKAVYKKCMKGNEMAKCYILASMSNVLQHQHHSYQFAYEIMENLQSLFGTQSRSARSFAIRSLMNKTMKEDTPVRDHVLEMIRHLNQIEVLGGSIDVDSQVDIILHSLPASFQQFKVNYEITKQDLNLAELLTELQNAESIYAQAKQAILVDRASGFKVTRPRKDGKAEQVTKGLKAKMGKKN is encoded by the coding sequence ATGTCGCTCAATCCATTATCTGTGATCttgaaagaaaacaaactcgaagggccaaattatgtagactggaaacgtAATTTGGATATTGTTCTCATAGCTGATGATTATAAGTTTGTGCTGGATACCGATTGTCCTGCTAAACCCACTGATAACGCTTCAGAGGAAGAGAAGGCCGTGTATAAGAAATGTATGAAAGGAAATGAGATGGCGAAGTGCTACATTTTGGCTTCTATGTCAAATGTGCTTCAACATCAGCATCATTCCTATCAATTTGCTTATGAAATCATGGAGAACCTTCAATCCCTCTTTGGAACTCAGAGTCGATCTGCTAGATCTTTTGCAATCAGGAGTCTCATGAATAAGACTATGAAGGAGGACACACCAGTCAGGGACCATGTCCTTGAAATGATACgccacctcaatcaaattgaggtcttgggaggatCAATAGATGTGGATTCCCAAGTGGACATAATACTCCACAGTCTTCCAGCAAGCTTTCAGCAGTTCAAAGTCAACTATGAGATCACTAAGCAAGACCTCAACTTGGCTGAACTTCTAACTGAGCTTCAGAACGCTGAAAGCATTTATGCTCAAGCTAAGCAAGCTATATTGGTTGACCGCGCCTCCGGTTTCAAGGTCACTAGACCAAGAAAGGATGGCAAGGCAGAGCAAGTCACCAAAGGGTTGAAGGCAAAGATGGGCAAGAAAAACTAg